AAGTTTCGTCGTGGTGTTCCTTATGCCGGGCCTCCTGGAGATGGTGCTCCAGCTTTTCTTCCGCGTCGCGGCGGCGTTGACCCACGGTCCGCATTTGCTGCGTCGTCGGCGCCACATGCGCGTGCTGGTGGGGGCCATTGTCATGGATGCTGGCACCGTAATCTTCGCTCATACAGAAATCGTCCCACTGTATTCCGGTGCCGGGAAGGTGCAGCCTCCCTTGTCCCCCGAGCCCGGCCCCCGATTGTCCCGCAGGCGCCCGCAGATATTCCCTGAAACGCACGACGGCGGGAGGTCGCCGTCGTGCGTTTTCGGCACCTTGGTAGGTAGACTGGTCTACCTACCACTCAAGTGATCAAGGACCGGCCGTGACAGCGAGACAAGAGATGCCGACAACCCGCCCCTCCCGGCGGCCCGCCCGGGAGGCGCTGCTGGAGGCGGCGGCCAAACGGTTTTACGCCCACGGCCTCACAGGGACGGGCATCGACTCCATCACAGCCGAGGCGGGCGTGGCCAAGAAGAGCCTGTACAACAACTTCGCGTCGAAGGCGGAGCTGGTGACGGCTTACCTGTTCGCGCGGCATGAGGAATGGCTGGGCCTGTACCGGGCAAGGCTGGAAAAAGCGGCCACCCCAAAGAGCCGCGTGCTGGCGGTCTTCGATGCCTACGCCGACCACGCCGACCTCGCGTATGAGCACGGCTTCCGCGGCTGCGGCCTGCTGAACGCGGCCGCCGAGCTGCCCATCGGCGACCCGGGACGCGCTGTGGTGCGGCGGCACAAGGAGGAGGTGGAGGAGTTGCTGGCCCAGCACCTGGCGGAACTTCCCGGCCCGGCCGGGCAGGCCGCCCACCTCGCCCGGCATCTGGCCTTCCTCCTCGAAGGGTCCATGGTCCGCGCGGGCCTGGAAGGTGATGACCGCTGCGTCCGGGAGGCCCGCGACATCGCGGCCGGCCTGCTGGACAGCCTGTGACGACCGCTCGTTTCCACGGGTCCGCCTGGGGCGCGCTGTTCGTTCTGGGCGCATCGGTCCTCTGGGGAACCACCGGGACCGCGGCCACTTTCGCGCCGGATGTGAGCCCCTTGGCGATCGGCGCGGCGGCCATGGGTTTCGGCGGCTTGCTGCAGGCCGCGGTCGCCGGGCGTCTGCTGAAGGCTTTCGGCTTCAGCCTGAGGAGCCAGTGGCGCACCGTGGCTCTGGGAGCGGTGGCCGTGGCCGCCTATCCCCTGGCCTTCTACTCGTCCATGCACCTGGCCGGGGTAGCCGTGGGGACGGTGGTGTCCATCGGGTCGGCGCCTCTGGCGTCTGCTGTGATTGAACGGGTGGCGGACAGGAGGCCGTTCACGCGCCGCTGGGTGGGGGGTGCGATCCTCGGCGTCGTTGGTGCGGGGCTCCTCTGTATCGCCGGCGCGGGCATGCCCCGGTCCGCAATGGAGTCCGTGCCGGCCTGGTCGGCTCCGGCAGGGATTGCACTGGGGCTGCTGGCTGGACTGACGTATGCCCTCTACTCATGGGCGGCGCACCGCGTCATTAACACAGGCGTGCCATCAAGGGCGGTGATGGGCGCCGTCTTCGGGACCGGGGGCCTCTTGCTGATGCCGGTCCTGGCGATCACCGGGATGCCCTTCCTTGCGTCCTGGCAGAACCTGGCGGTGGGTGCCTACATGGCGTTGGTGCCCATGTTCGCCGGCTATGTTCTGTTCGGCTGGGGCCTGGCCCGGGTTCACGCGAGCACGGCCACCACCCTGTCC
The window above is part of the Pseudarthrobacter sp. IC2-21 genome. Proteins encoded here:
- a CDS encoding TetR/AcrR family transcriptional regulator; translated protein: MPTTRPSRRPAREALLEAAAKRFYAHGLTGTGIDSITAEAGVAKKSLYNNFASKAELVTAYLFARHEEWLGLYRARLEKAATPKSRVLAVFDAYADHADLAYEHGFRGCGLLNAAAELPIGDPGRAVVRRHKEEVEELLAQHLAELPGPAGQAAHLARHLAFLLEGSMVRAGLEGDDRCVREARDIAAGLLDSL
- a CDS encoding DMT family transporter encodes the protein MTTARFHGSAWGALFVLGASVLWGTTGTAATFAPDVSPLAIGAAAMGFGGLLQAAVAGRLLKAFGFSLRSQWRTVALGAVAVAAYPLAFYSSMHLAGVAVGTVVSIGSAPLASAVIERVADRRPFTRRWVGGAILGVVGAGLLCIAGAGMPRSAMESVPAWSAPAGIALGLLAGLTYALYSWAAHRVINTGVPSRAVMGAVFGTGGLLLMPVLAITGMPFLASWQNLAVGAYMALVPMFAGYVLFGWGLARVHASTATTLSLSETVVAAVLAVVIVGERLPAPGWLGAAMIAAGLFVLTLPAPRSLKLRRERRVEKLLGEPDQVTRGV